The following are encoded in a window of candidate division KSB1 bacterium genomic DNA:
- a CDS encoding ISAzo13 family transposase gives MANETAGDPMGSLKWTRKSTRKTSWELKRRKISASPRTVARLLKKQLHFSLKVNRKTIAETQHPDRDRQFKYMAKMNKRFAAVGEPAISVDSKKKELIGNFYNPGRAWRRQADKVGDHDFRSTATAIATPYGIYDVRANHGLVVVGTSHDTPEFAVDNIVCWLKSSGTTRYPDMAELLILCDSGGSNGYRCRAWKYAIQQRLCDAFGIAVTVCHYPTGASKWNPIDHRLFSHISTNWAGKPLRSLEIMLKYIRTTKTQTGLKVRARLNKKKYITHLRIEDDQFAEINIRRHKVLPEWNYTIYPTGQAWNSKSTLSKK, from the coding sequence ATGGCCAATGAGACCGCCGGTGATCCCATGGGTTCGCTCAAATGGACGAGAAAGAGCACCCGTAAAACCAGTTGGGAACTCAAGCGTCGGAAAATCTCGGCCAGTCCACGAACTGTCGCCCGACTGCTGAAGAAACAATTGCACTTCTCGTTGAAAGTGAATCGCAAGACCATTGCCGAAACGCAACATCCGGATCGCGATCGGCAATTCAAGTATATGGCCAAGATGAACAAGCGCTTTGCCGCCGTGGGCGAGCCGGCGATCAGTGTTGATAGCAAGAAAAAGGAACTCATTGGCAATTTTTATAATCCCGGCCGGGCGTGGCGTCGCCAAGCGGACAAAGTCGGCGACCATGATTTTCGGTCAACGGCGACCGCCATCGCCACCCCCTACGGCATCTACGATGTGCGTGCGAATCATGGCCTCGTGGTCGTTGGTACTTCGCATGATACTCCAGAATTTGCCGTTGACAATATTGTCTGCTGGTTAAAAAGTTCGGGCACCACGCGCTATCCAGATATGGCGGAGTTGTTGATTCTTTGTGATAGTGGCGGCAGCAATGGATATCGTTGTCGTGCGTGGAAGTATGCCATTCAGCAGCGCTTGTGCGATGCCTTCGGCATTGCGGTTACCGTTTGTCATTATCCGACGGGCGCGTCAAAATGGAATCCGATTGACCATCGCCTGTTTAGTCATATTAGTACCAATTGGGCTGGTAAACCACTTCGCTCCTTGGAGATCATGCTCAAATATATTCGCACGACGAAAACCCAAACCGGCCTGAAAGTTCGGGCACGGCTTAACAAGAAGAAATATATCACTCACCTCAGAATCGAGGATGACCAATTCGCAGAAATTAACATCAGAAGACATAAAGTTTTGCCTGAGTGGAACTATACAATTTACCCAACAGGTCAGGCGTGGAATTCAAAATCAACGTTGTCTAAAAAATAG
- a CDS encoding response regulator, with amino-acid sequence MRKENPPFPKLPGKKVVTIDDERAIRSLIRHTLSQEDYEVLEAGDGSEGLKIIRRELPDLVVLDFVMPVMNGAETLRAIRSDPQISHIPVLLLTGIKDAEKLSPLLLDPRSDFLGKPFLVEALKERVRKMLYLHNASSAIVQ; translated from the coding sequence ATGAGGAAAGAAAACCCACCATTCCCCAAGCTGCCAGGAAAAAAGGTCGTTACCATCGATGACGAGCGGGCGATTCGCAGCCTGATTCGGCATACCCTGAGCCAGGAAGATTATGAAGTCTTGGAAGCTGGCGACGGCAGCGAAGGTTTGAAAATCATTCGGCGGGAGCTGCCTGATCTGGTGGTGCTGGATTTTGTTATGCCGGTCATGAACGGCGCTGAAACATTGCGGGCCATCCGTTCCGATCCCCAAATTTCTCATATTCCGGTGCTGCTGCTCACCGGCATCAAGGATGCCGAAAAACTCTCGCCGTTGCTGCTGGATCCGCGCAGCGATTTTCTCGGCAAACCGTTTCTCGTCGAAGCGTTGAAAGAGCGGGTGCGCAAGATGTTGTATCTGCACAACGCGTCATCGGCAATCGTTCAATAA
- a CDS encoding oligosaccharide flippase family protein codes for MFTSIKRLTSHSAVYGISTILGRAISFLLLPLYTHFLSEADYGVVTIVLAWLGIMTIISTYGVDAAFLRYYILTDRQEDKRNIFNTGFWSIVLMSGGILVFSILLAGPLANWMLDSAGYRHIIILMAGILLFDSMSIIPFLLLRAEERSGLYVTLRVANVIVNFLTTFFFVVKLGRGVTGVFEANLISSVFTFLTLLPVTRRHFRPTMRRAVYADLLKFGLPYLPSTLSVFLIDVIDRFILKQLTDLDTVGLYGAGCKLGMLMNLLIAAFRFAWHPFFLSTSKEPNAKAIFSRVFTLFLLVCAVCFLGASLFIDELVRLRLGSFTLFGKAYWNSTSVVPAILLAYIFFGAYVNFIIGIYLENKTSALPFITGLSLGVKIAATYALVPLLGMNGAALGTTLAYLSMAVALYFVAQRLYYITYEWRRVVKLIFATAAVFILGYWVWPAPWQKAVLLAAFPVALFLIGFFEKGEVKRMSAIFQKGEVQLQARSERQTSSIKDEL; via the coding sequence ATGTTTACCAGCATCAAACGCCTCACCAGCCATTCCGCGGTTTACGGCATCAGCACGATTTTGGGCCGCGCCATCAGTTTTTTGCTGCTCCCACTGTATACGCATTTTCTTTCCGAGGCCGACTACGGCGTCGTCACCATCGTGCTCGCCTGGTTGGGCATCATGACGATCATTTCCACCTACGGCGTTGACGCCGCTTTTTTGCGCTACTACATTTTGACCGACCGCCAGGAGGACAAACGCAACATCTTTAACACCGGCTTTTGGTCAATTGTGCTGATGTCGGGGGGGATTTTGGTGTTCAGCATTCTGCTCGCCGGCCCGCTGGCGAATTGGATGTTGGACAGCGCCGGTTATCGCCACATCATCATTCTGATGGCGGGAATTTTGCTCTTTGATTCCATGTCCATCATTCCCTTTCTCCTGCTGCGCGCCGAAGAGCGTTCAGGGCTCTACGTCACGTTGAGAGTCGCCAACGTCATCGTCAATTTTCTCACGACGTTTTTTTTTGTGGTCAAACTCGGCCGCGGCGTGACCGGTGTCTTCGAGGCAAATCTGATTTCTTCTGTCTTTACTTTTTTGACTTTGCTGCCGGTGACGCGGCGCCACTTTCGTCCCACCATGCGGCGCGCGGTTTATGCCGATTTGCTCAAATTCGGCCTGCCTTATTTGCCCTCCACGCTCTCGGTGTTTTTGATCGACGTGATCGACCGCTTCATTCTCAAACAGCTCACCGATTTGGACACCGTCGGCCTTTACGGCGCCGGCTGCAAGCTCGGCATGTTGATGAACCTCCTGATCGCCGCGTTTCGTTTTGCCTGGCATCCGTTTTTTCTCAGCACCTCGAAAGAGCCGAACGCCAAAGCCATTTTCAGTCGCGTCTTCACTTTGTTCCTGCTGGTTTGCGCCGTCTGCTTTCTCGGCGCGAGTTTGTTCATCGACGAATTGGTGCGCTTGCGCCTCGGTTCGTTTACACTCTTCGGAAAGGCTTATTGGAACAGCACCTCGGTGGTGCCGGCAATTTTGCTCGCTTATATTTTTTTCGGCGCGTATGTCAATTTCATCATCGGCATTTATCTCGAAAACAAAACCTCGGCGCTGCCGTTCATCACCGGACTCAGTCTCGGCGTCAAAATCGCCGCGACCTACGCGCTCGTCCCGCTGCTTGGCATGAACGGCGCGGCTCTCGGAACGACGCTGGCCTACTTGAGCATGGCCGTTGCGCTTTACTTCGTGGCGCAGCGATTGTATTACATCACTTATGAATGGAGGCGCGTGGTGAAATTGATTTTCGCCACCGCGGCCGTGTTCATACTCGGTTATTGGGTTTGGCCTGCGCCCTGGCAAAAAGCCGTTTTGCTCGCGGCATTTCCGGTCGCGCTTTTTCTGATTGGATTTTTTGAGAAGGGTGAGGTGAAAAGAATGTCTGCCATATTTCAAAAAGGTGAAGTTCAATTGCAAGCTCGCTCGGAAAGGCAAACATCATCAATTAAAGATGAACTGTAA
- a CDS encoding class I SAM-dependent methyltransferase, protein MPDWLRDGLSAVNQRFFARRTLQRQFGEWFDVDWRKKFRALSDEEWQRAYDEVWKHHRNDCLEETDAAMIIQALGEAGTVLEAGCGMGTLAIKLAQAGFHVTGLDVSRQALQLAQERAAAAGLQITWQQGFAENMPFFDKAFDYVTCCHTLEHVKDLEKAAAELKRVAKKKIIVLVPRQKFRLYADNYHTQFFDRPEQLAAAFGLSRYECTEIDCLDHQNEFQGRAFFYVGRL, encoded by the coding sequence TTGCCAGATTGGTTGCGCGACGGCCTCAGCGCCGTCAACCAGCGTTTCTTCGCGCGGCGAACTTTGCAGCGCCAGTTCGGCGAGTGGTTCGATGTGGATTGGCGCAAGAAATTTCGCGCGCTCTCCGATGAAGAATGGCAGCGTGCCTACGACGAAGTGTGGAAACATCACCGCAACGACTGCCTCGAAGAAACCGATGCCGCTATGATCATTCAAGCCTTGGGAGAAGCGGGCACGGTGCTCGAAGCCGGTTGCGGCATGGGCACGCTGGCAATCAAACTGGCGCAGGCCGGCTTTCACGTGACCGGCCTCGATGTGAGCCGGCAAGCCTTGCAATTGGCCCAGGAACGCGCAGCCGCGGCGGGCTTGCAGATCACCTGGCAACAAGGCTTTGCCGAAAACATGCCGTTTTTCGACAAGGCGTTCGATTACGTCACCTGCTGCCACACGCTCGAGCATGTGAAAGATTTGGAAAAAGCCGCCGCCGAGCTAAAACGCGTCGCGAAAAAGAAAATCATCGTGCTCGTGCCCAGGCAGAAATTCCGGCTCTATGCGGATAACTATCACACCCAATTTTTCGACCGGCCGGAACAACTGGCCGCGGCGTTCGGCTTGTCGCGTTACGAATGCACGGAGATCGATTGTCTCGACCATCAAAATGAATTTCAGGGACGGGCGTTTTTTTATGTGGGAAGGTTGTAG